A region from the Triticum aestivum cultivar Chinese Spring chromosome 3D, IWGSC CS RefSeq v2.1, whole genome shotgun sequence genome encodes:
- the LOC123075088 gene encoding B3 domain-containing protein Os01g0905400-like, with the protein MAEMMEVIKKEQEEDGTAQRQGLEEGGAKKIGGGGHEEEPSPSGKVKKKARKQGVSDPQRKRACVDCTRRCSRVHGRAAASSSGKAPPAPAAALTSFFKVMTGSFSEKLDVPPRFAKNIPELADTNVYLEDAFGLRWRVYLCARDGRLSFGHGWRNFVLDHTVAVGEFLVFRHISRSVFAVQIFAKSACERLHLCEKNKRQSKKRKKPGEKASSDGDRTAKASKKSSEDKDKKSSKKKQRACDLLDGDQDRARGDQDQDQDHMVLISTANTQAANCGGSDFGTYAEPTTPLAMMDLDDEITDDIFLTADAYEFETDLCIPEEPGAFPVDNGIGMEAPVTHGETSGFSCAEMIGSRNCDSSVGVGLCHGEKSAGLKNKQMADARVITSTYTNAPVLDMDMTALPSNALSEIREEKPSPRIDAAAPSSECATGNCKKDTDYKLMEFPSEGNQRLFLVAQSLVNVASAGKNAVCNLQELPCRMPVLPGRKKQGRKVVVLEDPGGRHWPALYLCTPTFSGFVAGWADVRAENGLREGDACELELRRGSYSELALRVLGAPGSTSQ; encoded by the exons ATGGCGGAGATGATGGAAGTGATCAAGAAAGAGCAGGAAGAAGATGGTACGGCTCAGCGCCAGGGCCtggaagagggaggcgccaagaagatcggcggcggcggccacgagGAGGAGCCGTCCCCGTCcgggaaggtgaagaagaaggcgaggAAGCAGGGCGTCTCCGACCCACAACGGAAGCGTGCCTGCGTGGACTGCACGAGGCGATGCTCCCGAGTTCACGGCCGCGCCGCCGCTTCCTCCTCCGGCAAGGCTCCCCCGGCCCCGGCCGCCGCCCTGACGTCCTTCTTCAAGGTCATGACGGGCTCCTTCTCCGAAAAACTG GACGTACCGCCCCGATTTGCCAAGAACATCCCGGAGCTGGCGGACACCAACGTCTACCTCGAAGACGCCTTCGGGCTCCGCTGGCGGGTGTACCTGTGCGCGCGCGACGGCCGCCTGTCCTTCGGGCACGGATGGAGGAACTTTGTGCTGGACCACACCGTCGCCGTCGGCGAGTTCCTGGTGTTCCGGCACATCTCCAGGTCAGTCTTCGCCGTCCAGATCTTCGCTAAGTCCGCATGTGAAAGGCTGCATCTGTGCGAGAAGAACAAGaggcagagcaagaagaggaagaagccCGGGGAGAAGGCGAGCTCCGACGGCGATCGCACGGCGAAAGCAAGCAAGAAGAGCAGCGAGGATAAAGATAAGAAAAGCAGTAAAAAGAAGCAGCGTGCTTGTGATCTGTTAGATGGTGATCAGGATAGAGCTCGCGgagatcaagatcaagatcaagatcacATGGTGCTGATAAGCACAGCAAACACTCAAGCTGCGAACTGTGGGGGCTCTGACTTTGGGACTTATGCAGAACCGACAACACCTTTGGCCATGATGGATCTCGACGATGAGATCACCGACGACATATTTCTGACAGCCGATGCATACGAATTCGAAACTGATCTCTGTATTCCAGAAGAACCAGGAGCATTTCCTGTGGACAATGGTATTGGTATGGAAGCGCCCGTTACCCACGGCGAAACCTCCGGTTTCAGCTGCGCCGAGATGATCGGCTCTCGGAACTGTGACTCTTCCGTGGGAGTTGGCCTCTGTCATGGAGAGAAATCAGCAGGCCTGAAAAATAAACAGATGGCTGATGCACGGGTAATAACAAGCACATATACTAATGCTCCAGTGCTTGACATGGACATGACGGCCTTGCCCAGCAACGCGTTGTCAGAAATTAGAGAGGAAAAGCCCTCTCCTCGTATTGATGCAGCAGCGCCTTCCAGTGAGTGCGCAACCGGCAATTGCAAGAAGGATACAGATTATAAGTTGATGGAGTTCCCTTCCGAGGGCAACCAG AGATTATTTCTGGTGGCTCAAAGCCTGGTGAACGTGGCGAGCGCAGGCAAAAACGCCGTATGCAACCTGCAG GAGCTCCCTTGCCGGATGCCGGTGCTGCCGGGGAGGAAGAAGCAGGGGCGGAAGGTGGTGGTGCTGGAGGACCCTGGCGGGCGGCACTGGCCGGCGCTCTACCTGTGCACCCCGACCTTCAGTGGCTTCGTGGCCGGGTGGGCCGACGTGCGCGCGGAGAACGGCCTGCGGGAGGGCGACGCctgcgagctcgagctccgccgcggcAGCTACTCCGAGCTGGCGCTCCGAGTGCTGGGCGCGCCCGGTTCTACTTCTCAGTAG